A window of the Yersinia rochesterensis genome harbors these coding sequences:
- a CDS encoding YciN family protein → MFGNTTPIERNKLLAEANEIIRQHEDYLHGMKATEVEQKGPVLVFRGEFFLDEQGLPTAKTTAVFNMFKHLAHVLSAKYHLID, encoded by the coding sequence ATGTTCGGAAACACAACACCGATTGAACGTAATAAATTATTGGCAGAAGCTAATGAGATTATTCGTCAACATGAAGATTACCTGCATGGAATGAAAGCCACTGAGGTTGAACAAAAAGGGCCTGTTTTGGTATTTCGCGGGGAGTTCTTTCTCGATGAACAGGGCTTACCTACAGCCAAAACAACCGCCGTATTTAATATGTTTAAACATCTCGCGCACGTGTTGTCTGCTAAATATCATTTAATCGACTAA